The following are from one region of the Nicotiana tabacum cultivar K326 chromosome 3, ASM71507v2, whole genome shotgun sequence genome:
- the LOC107824143 gene encoding E3 ubiquitin-protein ligase At3g02290, producing MGAVCCCLRDECEDFANPNSSMYRNCLCLRSFVQNFFHVYTSLFHRGEQHAILSSTQGTTSLSSTASLDNSLSDIYRSPPRPLPYDADPRYFRLQRDGLVSRREKGSSHSLEEAEPLRRSDIDDESESLSTGNKWKESACEEGSKEYNSKSLKISTAKTTTEFTQICYSSEDEDVCPTCLEEYTEENPKIMTKCSHHFHLGCIYEWMERSDNCPVCGKVMLFDETP from the exons ATGGGTGCAGTTTGTTGCTGCTTGCGAGATGAATGCGAAGATTTTGCCAATCCAAACAGCTCAATGTATAGGAACTGTTTATGCCTTCGATCATTTGTTCAAAATTTCTTCCACGTG TATACATCATTGTTTCACAGAGGAGAACAACATGCCATTCTTTCATCAACTCAAGGTACAACATCTTTGAGTTCTACAGCATCCCTTGATAACTCACTATCTGATATATACCGCtctcctccgagaccacttcctTACGATGCCGATCCCAGATACTTCCGCTTGCAACGAGATGGACTAGTCTCAAGAAGGGAGAAAGGATCAAGTCACTCGCTTGAGGAAGCTGAACCACTACGAAGAAGTGATATTGATGATGAATCCGAATCTCTGAGTACGGGTAATAAATGGAAGGAGTCTGCATGTGAAGAAGGATCAAAAGAATACAATTCCAAATCGTTGAAAATCTCAACAGCTAAAACAACTACTGAATTTACTCAAATTTGTTATTCTTCAGAAGATGAAGATGTCTGCCCGACATGTCTCGAAG AATATACagaagaaaacccaaaaataatgACAAAATGCTCTCACCATTTCCACTTGGGTTGCATATATGAGTGGATGGAGAGAAGTGACAACTGTCCAGTATGTGGCAAG GTAATGTTATTCGATGAGACGCCATGA